From a single Bacillus pumilus genomic region:
- a CDS encoding aminotransferase class I/II-fold pyridoxal phosphate-dependent enzyme, with product MRTPLYTALVQHAEKKPYSFHVPGHHNGDVFFDEARSYYASILQLDVTELEGLDDLHHPTGVIQEAEDLLAKLYGSDQSFFLVNGTTVGNLAMVMASCRTGDEILVQRNCHKSVFHAIELAGATPILIEAEIDKHLHVPTHVTDETVKKAIARHPNCRAIVLTYPNYYGHAADLSKLIHMCHEAGMIVLVDEAHGAHFVLGGAFPPSALSYGADVVVQSAHKTLPAMTMGSYLHLQGDRIDAKRLKTLLTMLQSSSPSYPIMASLDVARAYVEEMKEKGTLRGIMEELTEVKDQFNCLTHLEVFEPDSLHSDPLKCVIRSTKGLTGYELKQVLESVDVHPELADEHQVLLVLSLEQGKNVPFKRIEQALQQSDSLLKGKNQFQNEMIPIETDEKNQDIEAVPFEQAAGRLSAESIIPYPPGIPLMIKGERIELEQIEALSRLLGHKVHVQASQVIHQRKLYVYIEEETL from the coding sequence TTGAGAACACCTTTATATACAGCATTAGTACAGCATGCAGAAAAGAAACCTTATTCTTTTCACGTTCCAGGACATCACAATGGAGATGTCTTTTTTGATGAGGCACGTTCTTACTATGCTTCAATCCTTCAGCTGGACGTGACGGAGCTTGAAGGTCTAGATGATCTCCATCACCCGACTGGTGTGATTCAAGAGGCAGAGGATTTATTGGCAAAGCTTTATGGTTCAGATCAAAGCTTTTTCCTTGTGAATGGTACAACAGTCGGAAATCTGGCGATGGTGATGGCATCATGCCGCACGGGAGATGAGATTTTAGTCCAAAGAAATTGCCATAAGTCTGTCTTTCATGCGATTGAGCTTGCAGGAGCAACGCCTATTTTGATAGAAGCAGAAATAGACAAACATTTGCACGTTCCAACACATGTGACGGATGAAACAGTCAAAAAAGCCATAGCAAGACATCCTAATTGTCGGGCAATCGTTTTGACTTATCCGAATTACTACGGACATGCAGCTGATTTATCGAAGCTGATTCACATGTGCCATGAAGCAGGTATGATTGTTTTGGTTGATGAGGCACATGGTGCGCATTTTGTATTAGGCGGTGCCTTTCCTCCATCTGCTCTTTCCTATGGAGCGGACGTGGTGGTACAATCAGCACATAAAACTCTCCCGGCCATGACGATGGGTTCCTATCTTCATCTTCAAGGGGATCGAATCGATGCGAAGCGTTTGAAAACATTGCTCACAATGCTTCAAAGTAGCTCACCGTCTTATCCAATTATGGCCTCATTAGATGTAGCAAGAGCTTATGTCGAGGAGATGAAGGAAAAAGGGACATTACGTGGAATCATGGAAGAGCTGACAGAGGTGAAAGATCAGTTCAACTGCCTGACTCATCTTGAAGTGTTTGAACCTGACTCGCTACATTCCGACCCTTTAAAATGCGTCATTCGATCAACAAAAGGACTGACTGGTTACGAACTAAAGCAGGTGCTTGAATCAGTGGATGTTCATCCAGAGCTTGCGGACGAACATCAGGTTTTACTTGTACTTAGCTTAGAACAGGGGAAGAACGTTCCTTTCAAGCGGATCGAGCAGGCCCTTCAGCAAAGTGATTCATTGCTCAAAGGAAAAAATCAGTTTCAAAATGAGATGATCCCTATTGAGACTGATGAGAAAAATCAAGACATAGAAGCTGTCCCGTTTGAACAAGCAGCAGGTAGGTTGAGTGCGGAATCGATTATTCCCTATCCACCTGGGATTCCTTTGATGATTAAGGGAGAACGTATTGAATTAGAACAAATTGAGGCGTTAAGCCGTTTGCTTGGTCACAAGGTTCATGTGCAAGCAAGTCAGGTGATTCATCAGAGAAAATTATATGTTTATATAGAAGAGGAGACACTATGA
- a CDS encoding YaaR family protein encodes MKINQDMRLLLEKRELQAIKGSQTSGSFKASMETQSGKMRLEQLTVMLSDIEVFGKKLTKSRNLKDLARFKGLVKRFVKETVDNGLNIETSRSFDIYGNTRTLALVKAIDEKLVELTEDMMNQEKPSLDLLERIGEIKGLLINLYT; translated from the coding sequence GTGAAAATTAATCAAGATATGCGGCTGCTTTTAGAAAAACGTGAACTTCAAGCCATTAAAGGAAGCCAAACATCTGGGTCTTTTAAAGCTTCGATGGAAACGCAAAGCGGCAAAATGCGCTTAGAGCAGCTCACGGTTATGCTGAGTGATATCGAAGTGTTCGGTAAAAAGCTGACAAAGTCACGAAACCTAAAGGACTTGGCCAGGTTTAAAGGACTGGTGAAGCGCTTTGTGAAAGAGACAGTCGATAATGGATTAAATATAGAAACATCAAGAAGCTTTGACATTTATGGCAACACGCGTACACTCGCTTTAGTCAAAGCAATAGATGAAAAGCTGGTTGAATTAACAGAGGATATGATGAATCAAGAGAAACCATCTCTTGATTTGCTCGAACGAATTGGAGAAATAAAAGGTTTATTGATTAACCTTTACACATAG
- a CDS encoding 5-bromo-4-chloroindolyl phosphate hydrolysis family protein, with product MKSIFYTFIWAILSTFFSLVILTVSIGVFHHHAGLSILYAMIGWGVMFAGSRWVTFQLFLKKHGLSRSDYVYIKQHLKEAGQKLVRLKKALFAVKNVQTIKSNYEVLRLARRIYTITKKEPNRFYDAQRFYFESLDSVVELTEKYALLYNQPNRSHELEMTLSQTRVTLTELQKQLTNDLQQVLGRDIEALHIELEVADKMMKK from the coding sequence ATGAAATCAATCTTTTATACATTTATATGGGCCATCCTCTCTACTTTTTTCTCGCTTGTGATTTTAACCGTCAGTATTGGGGTTTTTCATCATCATGCTGGATTATCGATACTGTACGCGATGATTGGGTGGGGTGTGATGTTTGCAGGGAGCAGATGGGTTACTTTTCAATTGTTTTTAAAGAAACACGGACTGTCTCGTAGTGATTATGTATATATCAAACAGCATCTAAAAGAAGCAGGGCAAAAACTTGTGCGTTTAAAGAAAGCTTTATTTGCTGTGAAAAACGTACAAACGATTAAATCTAATTATGAAGTTCTTCGGCTTGCACGACGAATCTATACGATAACAAAAAAAGAGCCAAACCGATTTTATGATGCACAGCGTTTTTATTTCGAAAGCTTAGATTCTGTCGTTGAATTAACTGAGAAATATGCACTTTTGTATAATCAGCCTAATCGTAGTCATGAGCTGGAGATGACATTAAGCCAAACCCGGGTGACATTGACAGAGCTGCAAAAGCAATTGACGAATGATTTGCAGCAAGTTCTAGGAAGAGACATAGAAGCCCTTCATATTGAGCTTGAAGTAGCAGATAAAATGATGAAGAAATAG
- the tmk gene encoding dTMP kinase produces MSGMFITFEGPEGAGKTTVIQKVYEEMERQGYAVMATREPGGIEIAEQIREVILNEKNTKMDAKTEALLYAAARRQHLAEKVEPALQRGKIVLCDRFVDSSLAYQGYARGLGMEEVKSINDFAINGTMPQMTVYFSITPEEGLKRIDANQGREKNRLDMETLNFHQLVREGYELLIAQSPERFRIVDASQPMQDVYEEVLQLIQDTLKKNQI; encoded by the coding sequence ATGAGTGGTATGTTTATTACGTTTGAAGGGCCAGAGGGTGCCGGAAAAACGACAGTGATTCAAAAAGTGTACGAAGAAATGGAACGCCAAGGATATGCAGTCATGGCGACACGAGAGCCGGGCGGCATTGAGATTGCTGAACAGATTCGTGAAGTCATTTTAAATGAAAAGAACACAAAGATGGATGCGAAAACAGAGGCATTGCTGTATGCTGCAGCAAGAAGGCAGCATCTTGCTGAAAAGGTAGAACCGGCATTGCAGCGCGGGAAGATTGTTTTATGTGATCGTTTTGTCGATAGCTCCCTTGCTTATCAAGGCTATGCGAGAGGGCTTGGAATGGAAGAAGTAAAATCAATTAACGACTTTGCTATTAATGGCACGATGCCGCAAATGACTGTTTACTTTTCCATTACACCTGAGGAAGGGCTAAAGCGGATTGACGCCAATCAAGGAAGGGAAAAGAATCGATTAGACATGGAGACGCTGAATTTCCACCAGCTGGTCAGAGAGGGCTATGAACTGCTTATTGCACAATCACCAGAACGATTTCGTATAGTGGATGCGTCTCAGCCGATGCAGGACGTCTATGAAGAAGTACTTCAATTGATTCAGGACACATTAAAGAAAAATCAAATATGA
- the holB gene encoding DNA polymerase III subunit delta' produces MAISWDDMNDLQPRVMRLIFNSIDKDRLAHAYLFEGKKGTGKLDAAMLLAKSFFCLEAGVKPCESCQNCKRIESGNHPDLHLVQPDGQSIKKAQVQALQEEFTKAGVESHRKMYIILHADKMTVNAANSLLKFLEEPNRETMAILITEQSHKMLDTIISRCQMLSFQPLQPQSLEQQLLQEGVSQHLARLLSNLTNNLAEALELSRNDQFAESRAKVIKLYEVLHQRKEHAFFYIQDQWMPFFKEKDLQETGLDMLLFIYRDVLSIQIGNEDKVIYQDLFQTMKQHALHSTQQMVTNQILAVLEAKKRLQSNVNAQGLMEQLVLMLQEG; encoded by the coding sequence ATGGCTATTAGCTGGGATGACATGAATGATTTGCAGCCGCGCGTCATGCGGCTGATTTTTAATAGTATTGATAAAGACCGACTTGCGCATGCCTACTTATTTGAAGGAAAAAAGGGAACAGGAAAGCTGGATGCTGCGATGCTTTTGGCGAAGAGCTTTTTTTGCTTGGAAGCAGGAGTGAAACCATGTGAATCCTGTCAAAACTGCAAAAGGATTGAATCAGGAAACCATCCTGACTTACATCTCGTGCAACCTGATGGTCAATCAATTAAGAAAGCACAAGTGCAGGCATTGCAGGAGGAGTTTACAAAGGCCGGTGTGGAATCTCACCGAAAAATGTATATCATTCTTCATGCGGACAAAATGACAGTCAATGCCGCGAACAGTTTATTGAAGTTCCTAGAGGAGCCTAACCGGGAAACGATGGCAATTTTAATCACTGAGCAATCGCATAAAATGCTGGATACAATTATTTCAAGATGTCAGATGCTTAGCTTTCAGCCGCTGCAGCCACAATCCTTGGAGCAACAGCTATTACAAGAGGGCGTATCTCAGCATCTGGCCAGGCTTTTGTCGAATTTAACGAATAATTTAGCAGAAGCACTCGAATTAAGTCGAAATGATCAGTTTGCAGAGTCTAGAGCGAAAGTGATAAAATTGTATGAAGTCTTACACCAGCGAAAAGAACATGCATTTTTTTATATACAAGATCAATGGATGCCTTTTTTCAAAGAGAAAGACCTTCAAGAAACAGGTCTGGATATGCTTTTATTTATATATCGTGATGTATTGTCGATTCAAATAGGAAATGAAGATAAAGTCATTTATCAAGACTTATTCCAGACAATGAAGCAGCATGCGCTGCATTCCACACAGCAGATGGTGACGAACCAGATCCTTGCTGTATTAGAAGCGAAAAAGAGACTTCAATCCAACGTGAATGCCCAAGGGCTGATGGAGCAATTGGTGTTGATGTTGCAGGAGGGATAA
- a CDS encoding toxic anion resistance protein translates to MKPEDHVIPSTASTTDLQFRVFDTLSDEEKQKAVQRAKQIPDNPQKLLFYGTRVQERLLEQSQQMMKYVEKKDIDQIGDVLEAFLQQLDVVEPEDLLPKKQGFFLKLFQRNKRSTQEILSRFQHAKSQIERLSARLRYARGVLISDHMLLERLFEENQTYFQEMTMQVAAVEAKMTTLEQKETQHSGHQTIEEQLMSQEVNEDEYVERLKERKYDLLLSRQIALQCNAQIRMIQHTNHTLANHIQSTVSASIPLWINQMSIALTHIQQRANSALEKRIQKTYENVSKQQGQILEEASLAPIDKLKMVQRQLAETLQETLQVKEHGSQERAQLKSSMYEAEQQLANQPIKE, encoded by the coding sequence ATGAAACCAGAAGATCACGTCATACCATCAACTGCCTCCACTACAGATCTTCAGTTTCGGGTGTTTGATACCTTATCTGATGAGGAGAAACAAAAAGCCGTGCAGCGTGCTAAGCAGATTCCTGACAATCCGCAAAAACTTCTTTTCTATGGTACACGTGTGCAGGAACGATTATTGGAACAGTCACAACAGATGATGAAATATGTTGAGAAGAAAGATATCGATCAAATAGGAGATGTGCTTGAAGCCTTTTTGCAGCAGCTGGATGTCGTGGAGCCTGAGGATTTACTGCCAAAGAAGCAGGGCTTTTTTTTGAAATTGTTTCAACGAAATAAGCGATCTACTCAGGAGATCCTATCACGTTTTCAACATGCAAAATCACAGATCGAGAGATTGTCAGCAAGGCTTCGTTATGCAAGAGGTGTATTAATCTCGGATCATATGTTATTAGAGCGTTTATTTGAAGAAAATCAAACTTATTTTCAAGAGATGACGATGCAGGTTGCGGCGGTTGAAGCGAAGATGACCACTTTAGAGCAGAAAGAAACGCAGCATTCTGGTCATCAGACGATAGAAGAGCAATTGATGAGTCAAGAGGTCAATGAAGATGAGTATGTGGAGAGGCTTAAGGAACGAAAGTATGATCTTTTGTTAAGCCGGCAAATTGCTTTGCAATGTAATGCTCAAATTCGGATGATCCAGCATACGAATCATACATTGGCGAATCACATTCAATCAACTGTTTCCGCATCTATTCCTCTATGGATCAACCAAATGTCGATTGCGTTAACGCATATTCAGCAGCGAGCCAATTCAGCTCTTGAGAAACGAATCCAAAAAACATATGAAAATGTATCGAAGCAGCAGGGGCAGATTCTTGAAGAGGCATCTTTAGCCCCTATAGATAAGTTAAAAATGGTTCAACGTCAATTAGCTGAAACATTACAGGAAACGTTACAGGTGAAGGAGCATGGAAGCCAAGAGCGGGCTCAATTGAAAAGCAGTATGTATGAAGCAGAGCAGCAGCTGGCAAATCAACCAATAAAGGAATGA
- a CDS encoding cyclic-di-AMP receptor, which translates to MKLIVAVVQDQDSSKLLKILTEHHFGVTKLASTGGFLKSGNTTFIIGCDDARVDKALQLIKENCRKRDQMIAPVSPMGGNADSYVPYPVEVEVGGATVFILPVEQFHQF; encoded by the coding sequence ATGAAATTAATTGTTGCCGTTGTACAGGACCAAGATAGTAGCAAGTTGTTAAAAATATTGACTGAACATCATTTCGGCGTAACAAAATTAGCTTCAACTGGTGGGTTTTTAAAGTCTGGGAATACGACTTTTATCATTGGTTGTGATGATGCCCGAGTGGATAAAGCATTACAGCTTATAAAAGAAAATTGCCGTAAACGTGATCAAATGATTGCACCTGTATCTCCAATGGGTGGTAATGCAGATTCATACGTACCATACCCTGTTGAGGTTGAAGTTGGTGGAGCTACTGTCTTTATTCTGCCAGTTGAACAATTTCATCAATTTTAA